Proteins from one Desulfatiglans sp. genomic window:
- a CDS encoding methyltetrahydrofolate cobalamin methyltransferase — protein MIIIGEKINGSIPSVAKAIEARDGEFIKNLAKVQSAAGANFIDVCASVAPAIEFETLKWMVEQVQEATDTPIAVDSPNAKLCAEISKFCKKPGLINSVSMEGTKVEDVFPVIADSKWEVAALLCDDANGIPKTAAIRIKILEDLMAKAKKYNIDPSRLHIDPLVEMLCASENGINMLIEVIKEIKKRYPTIHVTGAASNVSFNLPARKVMNQAFVVVAMTAGMDSVILDPLNKDMRGLIFATDALLGNDMFCIDYINAYREGIFGVPPVKK, from the coding sequence ATGATTATTATTGGCGAAAAAATAAATGGATCAATACCTTCTGTTGCCAAAGCCATAGAAGCGAGGGACGGGGAGTTCATTAAGAATCTGGCAAAGGTTCAATCAGCAGCAGGTGCTAATTTTATTGATGTGTGCGCCTCAGTTGCCCCGGCTATTGAATTTGAAACCCTGAAATGGATGGTAGAGCAGGTTCAGGAGGCCACAGATACCCCTATAGCAGTTGACAGCCCTAATGCGAAACTTTGTGCTGAGATATCAAAATTTTGTAAAAAACCGGGCCTGATCAATTCAGTCTCTATGGAAGGTACCAAGGTAGAAGATGTTTTTCCTGTTATTGCTGACAGTAAATGGGAGGTTGCTGCCCTCCTGTGTGACGATGCCAATGGAATTCCAAAGACCGCTGCAATACGCATTAAGATACTTGAAGACCTTATGGCAAAGGCAAAGAAATATAATATTGATCCCTCCCGCCTGCATATTGACCCTTTAGTGGAAATGCTTTGCGCATCAGAAAATGGCATAAATATGCTGATTGAAGTAATTAAAGAGATAAAGAAACGTTATCCCACTATTCATGTAACAGGGGCTGCAAGCAATGTTTCATTTAATCTTCCTGCCCGTAAGGTGATGAATCAGGCATTTGTTGTTGTTGCCATGACCGCCGGTATGGACAGCGTAATTCTTGATCCATTGAACAAGGATATGAGGGGCCTGATCTTTGCCACAGACGCCCTGCTTGGCAACGATATGTTCTGTATAGATTACATAAATGCCTACAGAGAGGGAATATTCGGTGTCCCGCCAGTAAAAAAATAA
- a CDS encoding response regulator: protein MAANQLSEKNITLKFNTLLNRRLFSAPVFWFVVIVAIGLILGDYLFKGYISILLVITTFIAALLVFTYYDMLLRLKKADEHSREVEARARKIEVASSYKSQFLANMSHELRTPLNSIILLSQLLSENRENNLTGKQVEYARCVHSSGHDLLNLINQILDLSKIESGKMELNIEDIPLDEMIASIHRKFRPVSEEKNLRFNVKKNATLPGIVASDRQRIEQILNNLLSNAFKFTPQGEIILKIGRPEKDIELSASGLTHEKCISFSVSDTGIGVPKDKINLIFEPFQQGDGDTGRRFGGTGLGLSISRELARLLKGEIQVKSVEGAGSTFSLFLPESLKFKSRANEDIKPAGDNKDHLETPLMKYSPAHDDFKEITKGGIPILLIEDDLPFAETFRDFAITKGFKTIIAQDGETGLDIIARYNIRAIILDITLPGINGLAVMSRLKDDLKTRHIPVYFVSGSDSRREAIRMGATGYISKPANAAAFEGLFSDIEKTAVKSERRLLVIEDNEVTRNLIEKLFEGTGIGITYVSTGKEALQKITFEQFDCVILDLTLPDISGFEILSEIKNNESPFSSPIIVYTGKRLSAHERVILDEYTESIVVKGVNSPARLLDEATLFLHIAESELPEERKKMLRMIHDKDAILKGKKVLIADDDMRNLFVLTNILESKGVSVITAKNGIETLNSLKENPGIDLIIMDMMMPEKDGFMAVKEIREKPDFAELPVIALTARAMKGDRARCIEAGASDYLSKPFEKERLFSILSAWLYNI, encoded by the coding sequence ATGGCAGCAAACCAATTATCGGAAAAAAATATTACCCTTAAATTCAATACATTATTGAACAGGAGGCTATTCAGTGCCCCTGTCTTCTGGTTTGTTGTCATAGTCGCTATCGGCCTGATTCTGGGTGACTATCTATTCAAGGGCTATATATCCATATTACTTGTAATCACTACCTTTATAGCGGCCTTACTGGTTTTCACCTATTATGACATGCTGTTAAGACTAAAAAAAGCTGATGAGCACAGCAGGGAAGTCGAGGCAAGGGCTAGGAAGATAGAGGTTGCAAGCAGTTACAAATCACAATTTCTTGCAAACATGTCCCATGAGCTGCGCACCCCTTTAAACAGTATAATACTTCTGTCTCAGCTCCTTTCTGAAAACAGGGAGAATAACCTTACAGGCAAACAGGTAGAATATGCACGCTGCGTACACAGTTCAGGACATGACCTTCTTAACCTGATCAATCAAATACTTGACCTCTCAAAGATAGAATCAGGCAAGATGGAGCTTAACATCGAGGATATCCCGCTGGATGAGATGATAGCCTCTATCCATAGAAAATTCAGGCCTGTCTCTGAAGAAAAAAACCTGCGGTTCAATGTGAAAAAGAATGCAACCCTTCCGGGGATAGTGGCGTCAGACAGGCAAAGGATAGAACAGATATTAAATAACCTGCTCTCCAATGCATTTAAATTTACCCCCCAGGGTGAGATAATCCTAAAAATCGGCAGACCGGAGAAGGATATTGAACTGTCTGCGAGCGGTCTAACGCATGAAAAATGCATCTCATTTTCTGTATCTGATACAGGGATAGGTGTGCCAAAGGACAAGATTAATCTTATCTTTGAGCCCTTTCAACAGGGTGATGGCGACACAGGCCGAAGGTTTGGAGGAACAGGTCTTGGTCTTTCCATATCAAGGGAGCTGGCCAGGCTTCTAAAAGGGGAAATCCAGGTTAAAAGCGTTGAGGGCGCAGGTTCAACCTTCTCACTGTTTCTTCCTGAATCTTTAAAATTTAAGTCGCGTGCAAATGAGGATATCAAACCTGCTGGTGATAATAAAGATCACCTTGAAACCCCTTTGATGAAATACAGTCCTGCCCATGATGATTTTAAAGAGATAACCAAAGGTGGTATCCCCATTTTACTGATAGAAGATGACCTGCCTTTTGCTGAGACATTCAGGGATTTCGCCATCACAAAGGGTTTTAAAACCATTATTGCACAGGATGGTGAGACCGGACTGGATATCATAGCCAGATATAATATCAGGGCTATTATTCTTGACATCACCCTTCCCGGGATAAATGGATTGGCTGTGATGTCAAGGCTCAAGGATGACCTTAAGACAAGGCATATCCCTGTCTATTTTGTATCTGGTTCTGACAGTCGGCGTGAAGCCATAAGGATGGGCGCAACAGGCTATATATCAAAACCTGCCAATGCTGCAGCCTTTGAAGGACTCTTTTCAGACATAGAAAAAACAGCTGTTAAGTCAGAAAGAAGGCTTCTTGTAATAGAGGATAATGAGGTAACAAGAAACCTGATAGAAAAGCTGTTTGAAGGCACAGGGATAGGGATTACCTATGTATCAACAGGAAAAGAGGCATTACAAAAAATTACCTTTGAACAATTTGACTGTGTCATCCTTGATCTTACACTCCCTGACATATCCGGCTTTGAGATTCTTTCAGAGATAAAAAACAATGAATCGCCCTTTTCATCCCCGATCATTGTATATACAGGAAAAAGGCTCTCCGCACATGAAAGGGTTATCCTTGATGAATATACAGAAAGCATAGTTGTAAAGGGGGTAAACTCCCCTGCAAGGCTTCTGGATGAGGCAACCCTCTTTCTCCACATTGCAGAATCGGAGCTTCCCGAAGAGAGAAAAAAGATGCTCAGGATGATACATGACAAGGATGCGATCCTTAAGGGTAAAAAGGTTCTTATTGCAGATGATGACATGAGGAATCTTTTTGTGCTCACCAATATACTGGAGAGTAAAGGTGTGAGTGTCATCACTGCAAAAAATGGCATAGAGACCCTCAATTCACTCAAAGAGAACCCCGGAATTGATCTTATAATTATGGACATGATGATGCCTGAAAAGGATGGCTTTATGGCGGTTAAAGAGATCAGGGAGAAGCCCGATTTTGCTGAACTGCCTGTAATAGCGCTCACTGCAAGGGCAATGAAGGGTGATCGCGCCAGATGCATAGAGGCAGGCGCAAGTGATTATCTTTCAAAGCCCTTTGAAAAGGAGCGGCTTTTCTCAATTTTGAGTGCATGGCTCTATAATATTTAG
- a CDS encoding diguanylate cyclase, with the protein MTGHEKPNILIVDDLPTNLTVLEALLKELDINIVKARSGSEALSRMIEDDFALVLLDVQMPEMDGFETAELMRGSAKTRQIPIIFVTAINKDQEHIFRGYEAGAVDYLFKPFKPQILKGKVKIFIDLYNQKKRLEGINSGLREANRKILDQQRSVIEEERLKVLLQLSGATAHELNQPLMGLQGYIDLIKREKNPARILQYALKLEEASARISGIIQKIQTIRYDEVVQYSPSTSIIDIDQKINILIIEDSDHDFEAIRHILKENTKIHIDRKTSIEETIKHIKQKSPDLLLLDYYLTDGNAFDLLERMKNEQLEIPVVIITGQGNEVIASKIIQAGAYDYLPKDSLNSNSLSRAIMNTLEKSKLKKQVKETYNRMVDMSVRDALTGLYNRRYFMEVLDREISRSQRYKTDLVLCLLDIDHFKNINDTYGHAAGDTVLKKLGILLKESIRDNDIACRYGGEEFIILLPHTNIEEASIMTERFRERVASYDFKHESSHLKTTVSIGIAQYQRGEDKSGSIFVEHADSALYQAKAEGRNRSVIFLE; encoded by the coding sequence ATGACAGGACATGAAAAACCAAACATACTGATTGTGGATGATCTCCCGACCAATCTGACTGTACTGGAAGCCCTTCTGAAGGAGCTTGATATTAATATAGTAAAGGCCCGGTCAGGAAGCGAGGCGCTCTCCCGTATGATAGAGGATGATTTTGCCCTTGTTCTTCTTGATGTGCAGATGCCTGAAATGGATGGCTTTGAAACAGCAGAATTGATGCGTGGGAGCGCCAAGACCCGACAAATACCCATTATCTTTGTCACTGCAATAAATAAAGATCAGGAACACATATTCAGGGGATATGAGGCAGGGGCTGTAGATTATCTGTTCAAACCTTTCAAGCCCCAGATTTTAAAGGGGAAGGTAAAGATATTCATAGACCTCTATAACCAGAAAAAAAGGCTCGAAGGGATAAACAGCGGTCTGAGAGAGGCAAACAGGAAGATACTTGATCAGCAGAGGTCTGTCATAGAGGAAGAAAGATTAAAGGTGCTGCTCCAGCTCTCAGGTGCCACTGCGCATGAACTCAACCAGCCTCTCATGGGGCTCCAGGGCTATATAGACCTCATAAAAAGGGAAAAAAACCCTGCTAGGATCTTGCAGTATGCCCTGAAACTTGAGGAGGCCTCCGCAAGGATATCAGGCATCATTCAGAAGATACAGACCATCCGATATGATGAAGTGGTGCAATATTCACCCAGCACATCCATCATTGATATTGATCAGAAGATAAATATCCTCATCATTGAAGATTCAGACCATGATTTTGAGGCTATTCGCCATATCTTGAAGGAAAATACAAAAATCCATATTGATAGAAAAACTAGCATTGAAGAAACAATCAAACATATAAAACAAAAAAGCCCGGACCTGTTACTGCTTGATTACTATCTTACAGATGGGAATGCCTTTGACCTTCTTGAGAGAATGAAAAATGAACAGCTTGAAATCCCTGTTGTAATAATAACAGGTCAGGGTAATGAGGTGATAGCATCAAAGATCATACAGGCCGGGGCATATGATTATCTGCCGAAGGACAGCCTTAACAGCAATTCACTCTCAAGGGCTATAATGAATACCCTTGAAAAATCAAAACTTAAAAAACAGGTAAAGGAGACCTATAACAGGATGGTGGACATGTCTGTCCGTGATGCCCTGACAGGCCTCTATAACAGGCGATATTTTATGGAGGTGCTGGATCGTGAAATATCAAGGTCACAACGGTATAAAACCGACCTGGTGCTGTGTCTGCTGGATATCGACCATTTTAAAAATATAAATGACACCTATGGACATGCAGCAGGAGACACTGTCCTGAAAAAGCTCGGCATTTTACTTAAGGAGAGTATCCGGGACAATGATATTGCCTGCCGTTATGGCGGAGAGGAATTTATCATTCTGCTCCCCCATACCAACATAGAGGAGGCGAGCATCATGACCGAAAGGTTCAGGGAAAGGGTGGCTTCATATGACTTTAAGCATGAATCGTCACACCTGAAGACAACTGTGAGCATAGGGATTGCGCAGTATCAGAGGGGAGAAGACAAATCCGGCAGCATTTTTGTTGAGCATGCTGACAGTGCCCTTTACCAGGCAAAGGCGGAGGGCAGAAACAGGTCGGTTATCTTTCTGGAATAA
- a CDS encoding 2-hydroxyglutaryl-CoA dehydratase: MDKRDLFAGIDVGSMTTKCVIIDSDGILASTVIYTDADPKKAGVDALGSVLGMIEAKREDVSYSVGTGYGRISLDFFDHTATEITCHATGVRHINSEIEGIIDIGGQDSKAIKLKPDGTIMDFILNDRCAAGTGRFLEVMARALKLEMTEFSSLYEKSLNPCAINSTCIVFAESEVISLVAQGNTKRDIAAGLHQSIARRVGNMAKRLGIDKNIVFVGGVAKNESMRKALEDYLGIGFISLSTDPQITGALGAAVIARNRFNKERGSN; this comes from the coding sequence ATGGATAAAAGAGACTTATTTGCCGGCATTGATGTGGGGTCAATGACCACCAAATGCGTTATAATAGACAGCGATGGCATCCTTGCCAGCACGGTGATCTATACGGATGCTGACCCCAAAAAGGCGGGCGTTGATGCCCTTGGCTCTGTGCTGGGCATGATAGAGGCTAAAAGAGAAGATGTCTCATACTCAGTAGGGACAGGATATGGAAGGATATCCCTTGATTTTTTTGATCACACGGCAACAGAGATCACCTGTCATGCCACAGGTGTCAGGCATATAAACAGTGAGATTGAGGGTATAATAGATATAGGCGGACAGGACAGCAAGGCAATAAAGCTGAAACCGGATGGCACAATCATGGATTTTATCCTTAATGACAGGTGCGCTGCCGGGACAGGACGTTTTTTAGAGGTAATGGCAAGGGCCCTCAAGCTTGAGATGACGGAGTTCAGCTCCCTCTATGAAAAGTCATTAAACCCCTGCGCTATAAACAGCACATGTATTGTGTTTGCCGAATCAGAGGTGATATCACTGGTTGCACAGGGGAATACAAAGAGAGACATTGCTGCTGGGCTTCATCAGAGCATAGCCAGAAGGGTAGGAAACATGGCGAAAAGGCTTGGCATTGATAAGAATATTGTCTTTGTGGGGGGTGTTGCAAAAAATGAAAGTATGAGAAAGGCCCTTGAGGATTACCTTGGGATCGGGTTTATCTCCCTTTCAACAGACCCCCAGATAACAGGGGCGCTTGGTGCGGCAGTCATAGCAAGAAACAGGTTTAATAAAGAAAGAGGCTCGAATTAA